In the genome of Nymphaea colorata isolate Beijing-Zhang1983 chromosome 9, ASM883128v2, whole genome shotgun sequence, one region contains:
- the LOC116261536 gene encoding transcription termination factor MTERF2, chloroplastic-like, protein MLIYVSASLCHVPRLSLLTPSIPDASSPSSSSSTTSSTTVVFPRPIIQKVPLFIRSKPKQDFDVIQDLLQSSPARARPPKPASPPSSTSPTTLEREALLVVGSPDFSLRQREETMNSLLDLLEHKGVTTAYAFEFIRHAGDVINELIVDARCSGKGDSDVGGCHSDDIVKDDGVASSIHADDEDGSVGKEMSSMNTGFSGEIVMDGNLARTTNVDEEAGDENKSVGSVLFERKPCFRQERSKGIVGNSPFATRVYKCAERRGLARLVLYFEVLSMKACHIPSILPLTGGRIDVVLARVEFLRSIGIGSSRIPMVLATWPQILRYECDSLASVVEYLKGFVGLSNKEFVRIIVKHPNILGHSVKEIDQNVNFIREIGLSSKEVKTFFIREPQLLIHDLKSKLGNLVGYFTSVGVQQQHIGRVLLQRPALLSSDLEKNVVPVVNYLKSLRASPDDIDKIVSSFPGVFFYDLEKDFKATVSQLENAGVKPSVMGKLFRKHPHLLKSRMNFGPKLKFLLELGLKNVDLGRVIFNAPQLLSLNIEEKILPTVKFLETIGVKGALLRKLLRLKPMVLAYSMETKLQPNIKFLHDLGIEHVRLGRLVARHPQLLTLSVEKNLEPTVRYLLNLGFTQYEVMEMVLRLPSLLGFSISDVLEPKYNYATLVMGRSPQELVRFPQFFSYSLEGRIVPRHVSLGNISCRYSLSTIYGCKDSDFNLKLSKWKTTSDC, encoded by the exons ATGCTTATCTACGTCTCTGCTTCTCTGTGCCACGTTCCCCGCCTTAGCCTGCTCACTCCTTCCATCCCCGATgcctcctccccctcctcctcctcttcgaCCACCAGCTCTACCACCGTGGTGTTCCCTCGTCCCATCATCCAGAAAGTGCCTCTCTTCATCAGATCCAAGCCGAAGCAGGATTTTGATGTCATCCAGGACCTCCTTCAGTCGTCGCCAGCAAGGGCCCGACCTCCAAAACCTGCCTCTCCACCGTCCTCCACCTCTCCCACGACCCTTGAGCGAGAGGCTCTCCTCGTCGTGGGCTCCCCAGATTTCTCCCTGAGGCAGAGGGAGGAAACCATGAATTCCCTCCTCGACTTGCTCGAGCACAAGGGGGTCACCACCGCCTACGCCTTCGAGTTCATCAGGCACGCCGGGGATGTCATCAACGAGCTAATTGTCGATGCTCGGTGCTCCGGGAAAGGTGATTCCGATGTTGGTGGGTGTCATTCCGATGATATTGTTAAAGATGATGGCGTTGCTTCGAGTATTCATGCTGATGACGAGGACGGGAGCGTGGGAAAGGAAATGAGTTCAATGAATACTGGTTTTTCTGGCGAAATTGTGATGGACGGTAACTTGGCTAGAACTACTAATGTGGATGAAGAAGCTGGTGATGAAAATAAGTCAGTGGGTTCAGTCCTTTTTGAGAGAAAGCCTTGTTTTAGGCAGGAAAGGTCAAAAGGAATAGTTGGAAATTCGCCATTTGCAACGCGAGTTTATAAATGTGCAGAAAGAAGGGGTTTAGCTAGACTGGTACTCTACTTTGAGGTTCTTAGCATGAAGGCATGTCATATTCCTTCGATCCTTCCGCTCACCGGAGGACGAATTGATGTTGTTCTTGCTAGAGTCGAGTTCTTGAGGAGCATAGGAATCGGGTCTTCCCGCATTCCAATGGTACTTGCAACTTGGCCGCAGATTCTTAGATATGAATGCGATTCTCTGGCATCGGTTGTGGAATACCTGAAGGGGTTTGTGGGGCTTTCAAACAAGGAATTCGTGAGGATAATTGTTAAACACCCGAACATTCTAGGACACAGTGTGAAGGAGATTGATCAAAATGTCAACTTCATCAGGGAGATAGGATTGTCTTCGAAGGAGGTCAAGACTTTCTTCATTCGTGAACCACAGTTGCTAATCCATGATTTGAAAAGTAAATTAGGAAACCTTGTTGGTTACTTCACCAGTGTTGGGGTGCAGCAGCAACATATCGGCCGTGTTTTGCTTCAGAGGCCAGCTTTACTCAGTAGCGATCTGGAAAAGAATGTAGTTCCGGTGGTGAACTATTTGAAGAGCCTGCGTGCAAGTCCAGATGACATTGACAAAATAGTGTCATCGTTTCCTGGTGTCTTTTTCTATGACCTTGAAAAG GATTTTAAAGCTACAGTTTCCCAGCTGGAAAATGCAGGTGTGAAGCCCAGTGTTATGGGCAAACTTTTCAGGAAGCATCCACATCTGTTGAAAAGTAGGATGAACTTCGGTCCAAAGTTAAAATTCCTGTTGGAGCTTGGACTCAAGAATGTGGATCTTGGTCGA GTCATATTCAATGCCCCACAGCTGCTCAGCCTAAACATCGAAGAAAAGATACTTCCTACAGTGAAATTTTTAGAAACAATTGGCGTAAAGGGAGCATTACTGCGAAAG CTATTGAGGCTCAAGCCGATGGTTTTGGCTTATAGCATGGAAACAAAGTTGCAGCCAAATATCAAGTTCCTTCATGATCTGGGCATTGAACATGTTCGACTAGGCAG GCTTGTGGCTCGACACCCTCAGTTGCTGACCTTGAGTGTTGAAAAGAACTTGGAGCCCACTGTTAGATATCTTCTGAACTTAGGCTTCACACA ATATGAAGTTATGGAGATGGTGCTGAGGCTTCCGTCCTTGCTTGGTTTCAGCATCTCAGATGTTTTAGAACCAAAATACAATTATGCCACACTTGTCATGGGAAGGTCTCCTCAGGAGCTGGTGAGGTTTCCTCAGTTCTTCAGTTACAGTCTAGAAGGAAGAATTGTTCCTCGCCATGTTAGCCTGGGCAACATAAGTTGTAGGTATTCTTTGAGTACCATATATGGCTGTAAAGATTCTGACTTCAATTTAAAACTCTCCAAGTGGAAAACAACTAGTGATTGCTAG
- the LOC116261363 gene encoding glyoxylate/hydroxypyruvate reductase HPR3-like isoform X1 encodes MDQQRPVLRLGASSFEGLTDLLKFHGFQVLKPWESHLSLDAFLASHCCAVRALLVSSLVHVDDAILEKLPSLGVIVTMSAGVSHIDLQACRRKGIVVTNAGDAFTGDAADYAVGLLLDVLRRVSASDRLLRGGFRGCPLLACQVAGKRVGIVGLGRIGSATARRLQAFGCIISYTSRTMKPSVPFTFFTNVRDLAAQSDVLVLTCALTEETHHIVNKEVLAALGKNGVVINVGRGSLIDEKELVRSLVHGEIGGAGLDVFENEPKVPEELLHMNNVVLSPHKAVATLESQKGVCDLTVANLIAFFENKPLSSVVEL; translated from the exons ATGGACCAGCAGCGACCGGTTCTCCGCCTCGGAGCTTCGTCCTTCGAGGGGCTCACCGACTTGCTCAAATTCCATGGCTTCCAAGTTCTCAAGCCATGGGAGTCCCACCTCTCACTCGACGCATTCTTGGCCTCCCACTGCTGCGCCGTCCGCGCGTTGCTAGTCTCCAGCCTCGTCCATGTCGACGACGCCATCTTGGAGAAATTGCCCTCCCTCGGAGTCATCGTCACCATGAGTGCCGGCGTCAGCCACATCGACCTCCAAGCTTGCCGGAGAAAGGGCATCGTTGTCACCAACGCCGGTGACGCCTTCACCGGCGACGCCGCCGACTACGCTGTCGGTCTCCTGCTCGACGTTCTCCGTCGCGTCTCCGCGTCCGACCGGCTCCTCCGTGGAGGATTTCGTGGCTGCCCCCTTCTGGCTTGCCAG GTTGCAGGGAAGAGAGTAGGCATTGTTGGTTTAGGGAGAATTGGTTCGGCCACTGCAAGGAGGCTACAGGCCTTTGGTTGCATCATCTCATACACTTCCAGAACTATGAAACCTTCAGTGCCATTCACCTTCTTCACCAATGTGCGTGATCTTGCAGCCCAAAGCGATGTGCTTGTGCTGACATGCGCTTTGACAGAGGAGACGCACCACATTGTTAACAAGGAGGTGCTTGCTGCATTAGGCAAAAACGGGGTTGTGATTAACGTAGGGCGAGGTTCGCTCATTGATGAGAAAGAGTTGGTGAGGAGCTTGGTGCATGGAGAGATTGGTGGCGCCGGCCTGGACGTGTTTGAGAACGAGCCCAAAGTGCCAGAGGAACTTCTCCATATGAACAATGTTGTCTTGTCCCCCCATAAAGCTGTCGCAACCTTGGAATCACAGAAGGGAGTATGTGATCTTACTGTTGCTAATCTGATAGCCTTCTTTGAGAACAAGCCACTCTCCTCTGTAGTGGAACTGTGA
- the LOC116260692 gene encoding uncharacterized protein LOC116260692, with amino-acid sequence MEQQRTVLFLRRYPFKALTDALESHGLQVLKPWESHLTLDAFLSSHCGGVRAVLVYGLVPIDSALLQKLPSLGVVVTTSIGLDHIDLPTCRSRGIIVANSGDFYTEDAADYAVGLLLDVLRRISASERLLRRGVRGDVPLACRVGGKRIGIVGLGRIGSAIARRLEAFGCIISYTSRAKKPLVPFTFFPNVLDLAAEVDALVLACALTEETHHIVDKEVLSALGRKGVVINIGRGPLVDEKELVSRLVAGEIGGAGLDVFEDEPNAPMELFRLDNVVLSPHAAVHSDGARHKMCNLIVANLIAFFENKPLSCVLCLLVLKLRSGRGAVIKLSYYNGMSCVSATRDGRVMEERRTVLLLRRSPFKDIAGLLESHGFCVLKPWESHLTLDAFLASHGGAVRALVVPGLSPIGEALLQHLPSLGLILLTSSGHNHVDLPACRSRGILVATVGNSYTDEVADYAVGLLLDLLRRVSASERLLRQRIPKAEPLLACRVGGKRVGIVGLGRIGSAIARRLEAFGCIISYTSTTKKPLVPFTYFANVLDLAAEADAIVLTCALTEETHHIVDKEVLSALGRKGVVINVGRGALVDEKELVRSLVEREVGGAGLDVFENEPDVPLELLRLDNVVLSPHAAVLSEESMEAMCDHVVANLIAFFENKPLSSVVD; translated from the exons ATGGAGCAGCAGCGGACGGTTCTCTTCCTCCGCCGCTACCCCTTCAAAGCCCTAACCGATGCACTTGAGTCCCATGGCCTCCAGGTGCTGAAGCCATGGGAGTCCCATCTAACGCTCGACGCCTTCCTGTCCTCCCACTGCGGCGGCGTCCGCGCCGTCCTCGTCTACGGCCTCGTCCCCATCGACAGCGCCCTCTTGCAGAAACTCCCCTCCCTGGGGGTCGTCGTCACCACCAGCATCGGTCTCGACCATATCGATCTCCCCACTTGCCGGAGCAGGGGCATCATCGTCGCCAACTCCGGCGACTTCTATACCGAAGACGCCGCCGATTATGCAGTCGGGCTCCTGTTGGACGTCCTCCGCCGCATCTCCGCCTCCGAACGGCTCCTCCGGCGTGGCGTTCGCGGCGACGTCCCTCTGGCTTGCAGG GTTGGGGGGAAGCGCATTGGAATAGTGGGATTAGGAAGAATCGGGTCAGCAATTGCAAGGAGACTAGAGGCATTTGGCTGCATCATTTCATACACTTCCAGAGCCAAGAAGCCACTGGTGCCATTCACATTCTTCCCCAATGTGCTTGATCTAGCTGCCGAAGTTGATGCGCTTGTGTTGGCCTGTGCATTAACTGAAGAGACCCACCACATTGTTGACAAGGAGGTGCTCTCTGCATTGGGCAGGAAGGGGGTGGTGATCAACATAGGCCGAGGGCCTCTAGTTGATGAGAAAGAGTTGGTGAGCAGATTGGTGGCAGGAGAGATTGGTGGTGCCGGCCTCGACGTGTTCGAAGACGAGCCCAATGCACCAATGGAGCTTTTCCGGCTGGACAATGTTGTGTTGTCGCCGCATGCAGCTGTGCATTCCGACGGAGCTCGGCACAAGATGTGTAATCTCATTGTTGCCAATCTGATAGCATTCTTTGAGAACAAACCACTCTCTTGTGTG CTTTGCTTATTAGTCCTGAAGCTTCGGTCTGGTCGTG GGGCAGTAATTAAGTTGTCGTACTACAATGGGATGAGTTGTGTTTCTGCAACAAGGGACGGCCGAGTGATGGAGGAGCGGCGGACGGTCCTCTTACTCCGTCGTTCCCCTTTCAAGGACATTGCTGGCCTCCTCGAGTCGCACGGCTTCTGCGTCCTCAAGCCATGGGAGTCCCACCTCACTCTCGACGCCTTTCTGGCTTCTCATGGCGGTGCCGTAAGGGCGTTGGTTGTCCCAGGCCTCTCTCCTATAGGGGAAGCCCTCCTGCAACACCTCCCCTCCCTCGGCCTCATCCTACTCACCAGCAGCGGCCACAATCATGTAGATCTTCCCGCTTGCCGAAGCAGGGGAATCTTGGTTGCCACCGTTGGCAACTCCTACACCGACGAAGTCGCTGATTATGCCGTCGGCCTCCTCCTCGACCTCCTCCGCCGTGTGTCCGCCTCCGAGCGGCTCCTCCGCCAACGCATCCCAAAAGCCGAACCCCTTCTTGCTTGCAGG GTAGGAGGAAAGCGAGTGGGCATAGTTGGTCTGGGAAGAATTGGATCAGCGATTGCGAGGAGGCTAGAGGCATTTGGCTGCATCATATCATACACTTCGACAACCAAGAAGCCGCTGGTGCCATTCACATACTTTGCCAACGTGCTCGATCTAGCTGCTGAAGCTGATGCCATTGTGTTGACCTGTGCATTAACTGAAGAGACCCACCACATTGTGGACAAGGAGGTGCTCTCTGCACTGGGGAGGAAGGGAGTGGTGATCAACGTAGGCCGAGGGGCTCTGGTTGACGAGAAAGAACTGGTGAGGAGCCTGGTAGAAAGAGAGGTCGGCGGCGCGGGCCTGGACGTGTTTGAGAACGAACCGGACGTGCCTCTGGAGCTTCTCCGCCTGGATAATGTCGTGTTATCCCCGCACGCGGCCGTCCTGTCCGAAGAATCTATGGAGGCCATGTGCGATCACGTTGTTGCCAATCTGATAGCCTTCTTTGAGAACAAACCACTTTCTTCTGTGGTCGACTGA
- the LOC116261363 gene encoding glyoxylate/hydroxypyruvate reductase HPR3-like isoform X2 — protein sequence MDLHRAVLRLGASFFPELSNSIEFHGFQVLKPWESHLTLDSFLASHCRAVRALLVTGLVLVDAALLGNLPSLGLILTTSVGVNHIDLPVCRSRGIVVAGVGDAFTGDAADYTVGLLLDVLRRISASDRLLRGGVRGGPPLACKVAGKRVGIVGLGRIGSATARRLQAFGCIISYTSRTMKPSVPFTFFTNVRDLAAQSDVLVLTCALTEETHHIVNKEVLAALGKNGVVINVGRGSLIDEKELVRSLVHGEIGGAGLDVFENEPKVPEELLHMNNVVLSPHKAVATLESQKGVCDLTVANLIAFFENKPLSSVVEL from the exons ATGGACCTGCACCGAGCGGTTCTCCGCCTCGGAGCCTCGTTCTTCCCGGAGCTCAGCAACTCGATCGAATTCCATGGCTTCCAAGTCCTCAAGCCATGGGAGTCGCACCTCACACTTGATTCATTCTTGGCCTCCCACTGTCGTGCAGTTCGGGCCTTGCTCGTGACTGGCCTCGTCCTCGTCGACGCCGCCCTCTTGGGGAACCTGCCCTCCCTCGGCCTCATCCTGACCACCAGTGTGGGTGTCAACCACATCGACCTACCAGTCTGCCGGAGTAGGGGCATAGTTGTCGCCGGTGTCGGTGATGCCTTCACCGGCGACGCCGCTGACTACACCGTCGGTCTCCTGCTCGACGTTCTCCGTCGCATCTCTGCGTCCGATCGGCTCCTCCGTGGAGGCGTTCGTGGTGGCCCTCCTCTGGCTTGCAAG GTTGCAGGGAAGAGAGTAGGCATTGTTGGTTTAGGGAGAATTGGTTCGGCCACTGCAAGGAGGCTACAGGCCTTTGGTTGCATCATCTCATACACTTCCAGAACTATGAAACCTTCAGTGCCATTCACCTTCTTCACCAATGTGCGTGATCTTGCAGCCCAAAGCGATGTGCTTGTGCTGACATGCGCTTTGACAGAGGAGACGCACCACATTGTTAACAAGGAGGTGCTTGCTGCATTAGGCAAAAACGGGGTTGTGATTAACGTAGGGCGAGGTTCGCTCATTGATGAGAAAGAGTTGGTGAGGAGCTTGGTGCATGGAGAGATTGGTGGCGCCGGCCTGGACGTGTTTGAGAACGAGCCCAAAGTGCCAGAGGAACTTCTCCATATGAACAATGTTGTCTTGTCCCCCCATAAAGCTGTCGCAACCTTGGAATCACAGAAGGGAGTATGTGATCTTACTGTTGCTAATCTGATAGCCTTCTTTGAGAACAAGCCACTCTCCTCTGTAGTGGAACTGTGA